GTCATGTACCGCTTTCCCTGTTTAGATGGTTAATGCATTAATGGGATGCTATAAGCACCTTACCATGAGATCAGTGCATACCTTTTCCAAACATATGCACAATTTTACAAGCTGCCGTTTGGAAACTTTGGGATACGTATGTAAGACGGTGATTACAATATTCTACATGAAATGAATTACTATGTAAACTTCACATTAGGCCTCTGCCTAGGATCACTGCTTAGAACTGACTTGTATATGGTGAATTAAATTGATTAAGAATATGAGACTCAAGTTCTACTTTTCAAAGCTCGTATCAATATAACTTCCAAGGATACAATATCGTGCATCAGCGAGAATAGAGAAGCACCAAAAGGCGTTTCTTTATGCAAACAGTGTCTGCCTAAAAAACATTCCTTTGTGCAAAACGAGCTCAAACACGAAATCTCAAAAGCCAGAACTTCAataacataaaagaaattaaaaacaattaGAGTTTAAGTTTGAAAAGCCACCCACAGTACactccaaaaccctagaaaaaaaaaataaaaggagaacGCAGAAGGCCACTGTGCGTAGATTACCATGGGAACGACGCCCCTCTTGCCTCGGCGGCCGGATGGACACGAGCTTAAATAGGGGATCCACAACTTCTGACCGGAGAACTCGCCGGAGACGCTTCCTCCGACAAAAGGAGCGACAAAGGCGCTGCTAAGAGAGGATGCTCTCGGAGAAGCTCCGGGAGAAGGGGTGAGGGCGGCCTTGAATCGGGCCCTCGTGCCCCGAGTGTGggtgggaggagaggagagtaTCCGCGCATCCAGGGAGAAGCGCGAGGGGCAGAAACCCACCTCCATGGCTCGCCGAGTGGGAGTGACCGCCGGGCGCCGTGCGTGGCGGAGAAGGGCTTTATTAGTTGGAGAGAGGAATTCGGGGAGGATGGGAAGCAGGGAGTCGATCGGCCCCAAAACTTTGCGCCTTGGAGGGGAGCCGGGATCCTCTGCGGGGCACATTTTGCACCGCAGAGATTTATACACCCCTTGGTGGCCGCCATGTCATCCGCTTGGGGAGACCGACGGTCGGGAGAGGGTGAAGGGGGACAGGTGATGGCGTGGTGAAAACAGATAGGATGCCTAAAAGAACACTTTTAGCGCGTTTGGTTCGGAATGAAATAGTAACGGATTTTAAAGGACTAATGTTTGAAAATtatgtataatttttattatatttttaataaaaattagatctttgaTGCTAGaggatttttttgaaaaaaataaaattattttaattttcggctcacgaaaaaaaaagtaactttttttatatttttcatgattttttttttcatgaaacgtaaaaattatatttctaagaaaatacaaattttttgtctctcttctttgacACCAATGTACTTGGATCTGTGCTATCAAATTCATTGTAGAGTGAATAAAGCAACAAGTAAGATgccttctctcttccttttccgtATAAGAAgctgcttttttttattttatttaagaagaaaaaatgaTTTAGAGAAGTCTTTAGTTTACAAGAATACACTTAGGCTTATGTAATGCCGGCTTTGCAACTTACCTTTCAACTTGACTCCCAGCCGCCATATATTGTACCTAGGGATGCAATTAAGCTGAGCCAAGTTGAGTAGCTAGAGTTTCAGACTCGACTCGATTCAAAATACTAGAACTCGAAACTTGTCACCTGCcccataaatttaaatttattcatgaATTAACTCCATCTTACGGTCAAACTCACTTTGCCAGATGGATTCAAAaactgtgaggcccaatagttctacatcggaaagactcgttctagagcctgggcatatgaggcgagtgtctccaaatcctgcatacGCGTTTtgaaaggaaaacaaaatcggagagggatgaaggacgcttgcgtgaagccccggaactggacaatatctggcaagggagccccgtgtttccctcCTCATGTGAacccacgtgggcactgagtGCCTCATGTGCCCCACAGAGGAGGGGGCGTGATATTTGATATCAGAATCGATGACGGCTAttgtccgatggtggaaagggtgtgagacccaatagtcccatattggaaagactcgttccaaagtctgggcatatgaggcgggtgtctccaaatcctgcagacgtgttttggaagaaaaacaaaaccaaGGAGGGGATGAAGGACGCTTGTATGAAGCTCTggaccggacaatatctgacaGAGGAGCTACGTGTTtctcccctcatgtggcccccatgtgggcattgggtgcctcacgtgccctgCAGGCGGGGGTGTGACAAAAACTTAGAATGCTTTTGAGGACACATCGAGTCAAAGCAGTTGATATTTCACCGCATAAAAATGTAGGAACCCAATATACAGAATATTTTTGTTGGATTTTTCAAAGAGATATCAGACAGTGTTGGGggccttcaagttgaaataagATTTCCTTGTCTTTTGCGACTTGTCTTAGTTATCTGGAGTGTTTACTGCTCTCTTTATTAAGGAAAGTTGTTCTGTTCTCTTAATCAGTTCTTAGTAATGCATATGAGCTATGTCGGGGAGCTGTAtgaaaacacaactcaaaacaaAAACTGGTTGAACACTAAGTTGTGGTTGGAATTTGAAGACTAAAAGATTATTGTTATTGCAAGGCAAGCTCTGAGTACCACAAAAATTTCGGAGTTGTGATTGAAAACCGGATTATTCTGAATATTTTATTCTATTCATTAACTCCAGAGAAATTGGTTCAATGGACTAAAACTGTTATGCTGAATACTGCAGAAACAAATAGCCTTCTTCTCTGGCAAAGAAACACATGCGAGTAATTTTTTCAAACAGAACATTATCCGTAACCACAGATGACCATCTTTTTTCTGAGAGTCGCAGAGCTAAAAATGAGTACCACTTtcattcaaaagaaaatgaaattgtAGATCTCAGGTCGCTTGTTGATATATATTTCTAACTTCGCAGTCGATTAGATAGACAACTAAGGGAACCTAAAACATATACTCACAATGTTCAGCGGTTCAAACCATCACAATTGGGTCTATTTTTTTTCGAAGACTTATAATACCTGTGCTGCAAAGTAGAAAGagtttatattcttttttttcttttttttgggtagaAAACGGCATTAATAttactctaacgtgagtacaacttgccaaatcaaaaaaaagaagctgaaACAGAGGACTAGGTATATCCGCTACACCCGCCTATATGAACTCTCCAGCGCACCGAGCAacaaaagaggcgacccagtccaCCGCACTGTTCATCTCCCGGTAAACATAAGCTGCGTGAAAGGAACCTATCCCCTCAACTAGTCTACCGGTCTTACGAAGCAGCGGGTGGCCGTCGCCAGATCGATCTATCCCCCGAAGCCAATCAATAACCATGGCTGAATCCCCCTTGAGACATATTCTGTTAGCCCTGAGGACCCTCCTAGTATAAGAGATGCCCTTCCAGGTGGCCTGGAGCTCCACCTCAATGACAGTCTAGCTAGTCGTGCTCGCCCACCAGCTGCAAAAAGTTTACATTCTTCAATCACCTCTTCCGTCGATATCCCAGTGTTTTTTGAGTTCCCTTGTTCTTTTGAATTGGCTTCCATCATCAAGCTCAACAAGTCACCATTAGTGGCTCCACCAatttctgcagccttctttcttttctcgataatatactatactatactatagtaTTATATACTATATTGTACTTGTTTTCTAATAAAGGCTGGGCGGCTCTGTCtccttcatcaaaaaaaaaaaaaaatggtattgTAGAATTTAACAATATCCCCTATTTTATTAGCAATTCAGTGATCTCTTTTGATTCCTCAAAATTACTATTCCTCCGTGTCTcgtttcttttttgctttttgaATGATATAAATAAGCTGGTTAGACTCAAATTCATTTTTTTGATGAAGTTTAGACATCTAGCTAAAAGATTATGATTTTGGATTGTAGAATCTAATGATCTCCTCTAACTCCGCAAAGTTTTTAGTCCTCTCGCGCCATTTTTGTTTACTTTTTATCCCACAAAGGACAGTTGGTTAGATATCCAAGGAATTGTTAGCAACGCTGGTCTCATGTGAACAAACCGTGATTAATATAGAGCTTTCCTACTTCTCACACGTGCAGCCTCGACAGTGTTAATCCAATAGGGAGCAAGGGAAGAAATAGACGTTAGCTGCAtatgttttttattttcattattattgTTTATATTTCTGTGTTAAAATAGTGCTGCTGTTTTATTGTTGTTTAGATTTCTATGTTAAAATGGTATAGAATATGCTAGTatagtatattataatatatagtaTATACTTATATAGTACAGTATATACTAGTAtattatagtatagtatagtatattcTAGTATAGTAGTATATACTAGTACAGTATAAACTAGTTTGAATTGGATTCCATCATCAAACTCAACAAGTCACCCCCAGTGGCTGTACCAATTTCTGCAGCCTTCTCTCTTTTCCCGATTACGTTTAAAAGTGCTCAAACTTCTCTATGAATTTCTTTTGTTTGATGTTCTTTGGTGAGGCAGTAACATGCATTAACAGGCAACGATGGCATACCTAATACCACTATTCACACAATTATGTGATATGAAATGGAACTTTGGACAAATGTAATTGCAAGAGTACTGATTCTCCAGGAACATTAGATTCTCCAGGAACACTATTCATTAAAATTTCTTGGCCAAGCTCATTTCTCAAAGAGATTTATATACAATATAGTTGGGTAAATGTAACAATTCTCTCCTTTACGCGAATTGAAGGAGCGTTATTAGTTTATTTGGGGAGAAGAACAGCAAAAAGCATCCAACCTTATAAAGTTTGCTTGACTAATCCACCTGCTCTAATTCAAACAAAACAAGATAAGCCACTCAGGATATAAGTTTTTACTACCAAGGGTTCGATTGCAAGTCCTAGCACAAGATAATGATGAAAGGAAAAGAACAAGTGGTCTATTatctaattaaaattttgaatattGCTGAATCCGAATACACTATGATTGATTGAATACTGTTGAATGTTGAATGGCTTATAGGAAGAATTACAGAAAGTGTGATGGTCAGTGAATGTTGCTACTTGAGCATCTGAATGGAATTGTTAGAAGTAACAATGTCTGATGGTGTCATATTCACAACTTACACTAAACAAGGCCAACTAAAATTTTAACAGCACAAACAGATAATCGAAATGTAAAATGTCCAGCTCTACAAGAACATGCTCGCTGCTCGTTATAAATGCATGCACGTTAACACACAGAAGCTTCGTTACGTACAGAAGCTGATCAACCATAATAGGGTAAACACAGGCCAACTTAATCTAGCAAACTAGCAAATAATCTAGTTCTCATCCTCTGCTCACATATCAAattcttatccaaaaaaaaaacttcaacaGACAATATAATAACAAACACATTCCAATTCAGAGCAAAAAACTAAGATCCATGTGAatacaaatataaaaaatattcattacaCCAAACCGACAAATGAAAAACCATGAAAAGCTCAAAATTcactcaaaataaaaaatattttcaaatgtcAAACACACCAATCCTATCGTCACATTCATCAGCTCCTCCTAcaatccaaaaatagaccaaaaactacaaagaaaataaattcagagagagaaagaagtcgTACCCTAAAATTCTGCCACCTATTCTATTTAGTACTTCAGGTGCTTCTCTAGCGTATAATGTAAATCCCGTAGCGGATCAATTCCAACGAGCCTTTCAAACTAGTACTTTTTATAATCGACTCTATTGCTTCTTCAATAAACGCTGGTTCTTCGATCAAGTTTTGAATGACTTTCTAGTCGGATCGTTCCTGCGTTTCGGATATTCAGTCTCATTCGAAGCTTTAGACAAGGGTGCTATTGAGATATTGGGCCCTTATGGTATCTCGTACACATTCCAACGATTGGCCGAACGAATAAGTCAACTTCAAAGTGGATCTATTGTGCGAAGAATGCGTTATGAACCGTGGCCGCCTGCCTGCTTTGGTTGGTGGGGATGACTCCTCCATTGTGGATAAACGGGAAACCCGACTCTACGGATCCGAGGAAAGGCTGCACAGCTTCCGTAAGGGCGTTAAGACCGGAGAGATTTTCTATCCTCTCTGTAGAaatctcagagagagagagagagagagagagagagagaggacaggaCGGAGAGCAGAATTCTAAGCTCTCTTGTATATAAATACTTGACTGAAGAATTTAAAGGAATAAATGGGACTTCGTTTAGATTAATTAACAGATAGATTGGGAATGTGAGAGAGAGGAACGGAGTGGATGTGGGAGAACAACCATGGTCTTGTCCTCCTGCCGCTTGATCTCCTTGTAATTGCACAGAAATCAATCGAGCTCCTCAGGAATTTCTGATAGTTTTAGAATTTAAACCCAGCAAGTCCGCCAAAGACATGGGTCCCACTTCATTCAGATTAGGATTGCACTGCATCCGAATTTTTTACCAGGCAAAATCCGCCTAGGAGGCGCGACCCATTCTAAATCAGGATTCACCATCAGAGCACTGATTTTCCTCCGAGAGAGATCTCTCCAATTCAATGCGCAACGGTTTTCCAGTtgctaattttctttttatataaaaattagcTTTTATTGTGTTCCTTCTTTATTTAGCTTGCTTGATTCGAGTTAGACGAGGCATGGGTTTGCTATTTCCTACCCCAATTAGACTTGGATCTTATCTAAAGTCCAAACTCCAGGTTAGTTGGTTTCTTGTACTTCCTCCCTGATTTACTTTTATCCCAGCTAGCATTGCAACCGTCCGATGAGAATTTGGATAAAGTAAGCCGAGTGGAGTCCTACTCCGAGTACGGTTAGGATTATTAGAACGAACTCTTTCTGAGACCGAGACTGGACCGTCCGATCAGCCTCGGTCCAATCAGAACCATTCATTTACCTTCCGGAGAACTTGCGGCTTGCCGTTGAGGATAGAAATCCACGGTACGCTTGAAGAGCCGCGTCCCATTCGGATTAGGATTCGGTAAAATAGAAGCCGCAGCGCCTCTATTTATAATCCAGGGGAAACTCCTCTTCCCTCCCACGGAAAGCTTGGTTACTCGACTGCATCACCGGAagagacgaggaggaggagtagTGAGAGAGAAAAGCAATAGCGATCGACTCTCCCAAACGACGATCTTGGCCATGGCGTTATATTTCGGCGACACTACTACGTACGTCAGTGCTTTGCTCAAGGGGAGAAATTTGGGAGCATCAGCAAGGCCCCTGGCCCCTGTGGAAGTCCACCTTCACGTCTACGAGTACATGGATGGAGGTCAAAGGTTGGCCTGCCGGCCCGAGTTCACTGATTTTTCCATGTATCTCGGCCACTTGGTGGATCTACGAGATCTTCGTCACATGATTCCTGAAATCCTTTTCCATACTTTCTACAACGATCTGGACACTCGGCGGTTCTGGGAGGAGAAGCTCATCGACTACGCTGCCGACGTAGGCCTAATCGCTTTCAATGCTGGTGTCCAAGAGCTGGAGCTAACCGTTGAGATACATATCCGCAACCTGGCTCGGCGGCTGCTCGAGGTGGAGCAGGAGATGGTTGAGCTGGCGATAAATGCTTCTGATGAAGAAATTGGACGTGGGGACTTTGGTGGCACGCCGGCGTCGGAGGCATCGATCAGGGAGCTGGAGGTGGTGAAGTACGATGGTGTTGGAGGTGAGTTTGAAGACAACGGGTGCTCGATTTGCTTGGAGGAGTTTGAGCTGGAGATGGAAGTGACGCGAATGCCTTGCAAGCATGTCTTCCATGGTGGCTGCCTCACCCAGTGGCTCGAGAAAAGTCATCTTTGCCCTCTCTGCCGTCAGGAGATACCCATCTAGTGCGAGCGTAGTTGGAAGGAGCTGATCTAAATTCTTTGTCGTCTATTGTTTTATTCGAAGGATTGGAGGTTTTGTGTGCTAGATATGGCTGGGCTTGGATTTCGATTACACGGTAGCTTTAATGTCTAGGTTGATAAGGATAAAATATGACTCTGTTATCAAATTTTTGGTTATTTTGATTGAATGGTTTCCATGTTTAATAGATATCAGAAGATTTATCCATTCTTTTTCAATGGTTGTCTCTCATACGCATATCTCCCTGCAGATGGCAAACTGGGACTTAGAACATATATTTTGCGACTACAGGGAGGAATCTCTTGCTTTCTTGCTTTTGAATCAGCGACAGTTTCATTTATAAAATGAAGCTGAAGGTTGTATGcagcttttttttgtttattttctccAGCAGTTCTTGATGTTGCAGAATCTATACATCTTTGTTGCTTGTGGGTAAGTGGACTTCCAATATGTCATAACTCTTTTTTAGTATAT
This portion of the Phoenix dactylifera cultivar Barhee BC4 chromosome 11, palm_55x_up_171113_PBpolish2nd_filt_p, whole genome shotgun sequence genome encodes:
- the LOC120112528 gene encoding E3 ubiquitin-protein ligase ZNRF3-like, whose protein sequence is MALYFGDTTTYVSALLKGRNLGASARPLAPVEVHLHVYEYMDGGQRLACRPEFTDFSMYLGHLVDLRDLRHMIPEILFHTFYNDLDTRRFWEEKLIDYAADVGLIAFNAGVQELELTVEIHIRNLARRLLEVEQEMVELAINASDEEIGRGDFGGTPASEASIRELEVVKYDGVGGEFEDNGCSICLEEFELEMEVTRMPCKHVFHGGCLTQWLEKSHLCPLCRQEIPI